From Aegilops tauschii subsp. strangulata cultivar AL8/78 chromosome 5, Aet v6.0, whole genome shotgun sequence:
gtcgggcaattcgttgtcctttggaagcatcttCTTTAACATTATCAGCAACTTTTCAagtcccttgtcagatacaccattctctgccttccattgcagcaattccagtttggtgcccagctttttcttgtcatcttcgcaatttgggtacaacaatttcttgtgatcctttaacatgcgctgcaacttcagtctctccttttcacttgcgcagtttctctttgcatcggcaatggcccgaccaaGATCATCCCCGGGCTCAtttgatgcctcttcttcagctccTTTCCGCATTGCCGGCTCGGCTTCTTTCCCCATTGTTGTACCATCGTATTCAAGGAACCCATGGCCATGATAGTTGtcgtcatcatcttcttcttcgttctcttccattaggacccctctttctccgtgcttggtccaacaGTTATAGCCGGacatgaaaccggactcaaacaggtggacgtgaatgatTCTTGAGTTAGAGTAATTTCGATCATTCTTACAGTCAgcacatggacaacacataaaaccatccacccgcttgtttgcctcagccacaagcaaaaaagtatgcacgcccttaatgaactggggagagcatcggtcatcgtacatccattgctggctcatcttcattacacaacatcGAAAATACCAAATTAAtgcaagttcatacataaagttcatacacacttattctcataaaacaacatacaaactctctagctaaagcatttaaatgcaacaacaaatgcgatcaagatcgcaactaaggtaacaattgatccaacagcataatgataccaagcctcactatcaatggcatattttctaatctttctaatcttcaagcgcattgcatctatcttgatcttgtgatcatcgatgacatcggcaacatgcaactccaattccatcttctcctcctcaattcatttcaatttttttcaagtaattgttttctttttcaactaaatttaacctctcgacaagagggtcgatTGGAATTTCcagttcacatacctcctagataaaaatatctatgtcaacttgatgggcataatttgtcataaacacgaaatgtaAAAAATACttataaaagagaatataccacatccgaatcataaaccGGACGAGGGccgggacggatatcaaaaccatgccactatgtataacaaacaacgtacgagtaagaaaattatacaagtaactatatatctaaatcacacaaacataatttttttttaaaaagataataacaagaggctcaccaaggtggtgccggcgacgggacggtgcgggcgatcgacggtggttaggatggggacgggaaggcactaagtaaaccacacctacatatgcaaactaagagttaatttgagctcaaattgcatataaatcaaataaactACCACATATAATTACTCCCAAACTAAAACCCTCAAATCACTATACTTATAGAGCATTACAAGAGCTAATATAGCAATGAGAGATAAAAGggcaaagttgctaacctttgtgatcacttggatggatgggggaccttcaaatcttgacaaattttgggcaaaatgaaGGATGGGCTCAAGCTTTGGGGCAGAACAGAGAGAAGAGGAAAGGGAAAGAACAAAGAGCTCGATCACGGGCTGGACGAAAGGTTTATATAGGAAAATCTTTAGTCCCGATTCatgacacaaaccgggactaaatgtgagcttctagtaccggttcgtgccacgaaccgggactaaagggacTGGTGAGGCCCCAGCCTGACACCAGCCTGCCACCacctctttagtcccggttcgtagcACGAACTGGTACTAGAGGTtcaacaccaaccgggactaatgatgCCCGCCCGCCTAGCTGTTGGAACCGACACTAATGTATCTCACGTAAAGtagtttttctactagtgcatggcCTTCTTCTACTCCGACGTAAGCTCGTCCCAGAGAGCTTTGGCCGTGGAGGGATCCCAGGGGGGGAGCGGTGTGGAGACGGATGAATGTGCCTATGACCGGGGCAACGGTTTATATAGCACCGGTGGACGACAGAGGGACGGACGGGTGGCGCCGGAGGAGACGCATCGGCAACAACGTGCCATCAATGCGGGCGGCATACCAATGGACGTGCGGCCGTTGTGTCGTTTGAACGTGCGGCAATCGCCTGCATCGGAAAACCGCGcggtggcgctctctcggccggtgcgccgcttcaatgccggcgccagtgagttgtcgtgtccgctctggccgggcatgaatgctgGCGCTGACGCTCTGGAGGGCACTGACCGAAAATACGCAGGAAGGGGGAGGGTTTTTGGTGGGTCACGGCGGTTAGAAACGGGCTTGGGATCAATCCACACTCTCGCAAACCACCCCACTTTTGTCTCTTGGAAGAAATCGCGTCCGGACCACGCCATGAATTGATACAGGTCCGCGTTGAAATGCTTCGACGGTCCAAATCATTGTGGGAGGTTTGTGGGTCGGCGTTAGAGATGCCCTAATCCCATGTGAAACGCCTTGTGTGTAGCATTTTCGCCAACTGTGAGAAAAAGGATCAAAGACCAAGACCACGAAAAGGGCTGGTCAACGATAGAACGGATGCACACAGAATAAAATCGAGCTACATGCCTCTTCTTTTTCCTCCGGCAGGTTATGCTCCGGAGTACGTAATCCAGATCCAAATTCCAACTACTGCTACTTCTTCTTCACAGCCTACAGCTCTTCGCCATCCAAGCTTACAATTCTTCATCAAACCCTGCATATTAATTCTGAAACCTTTCTCCCATAGTCATGGGCGGATGCGTTCCTGTTGCCAGAGCAGTGGATCCGATGGAGACGATGAGCGAGGCGCCTCCAGCTTCAGGTCCAAGGCCGCCCAGGTGCGTTGCTTTCCAATCATCAGAACCCAGCGGCAAGTACTTGTGCTACGCGCGCCAAGGCAAGGGGGCTGCCGCCGATGGGTTGTTCCAGCTAGACGGCGAGGACGTCACCAGCCCTCACACGAGGTTCTTCATGGAGCCGTCCAAGGCGCACCCCGGGCTCCTGCACGTCAGGTGCTGCTACGACAACAAGTACTGGGCGGCGAAGCAACTGCACGACGGCGACGACGATGGCGGCTGGATCGTCGGAGCCGCCGACGAAGCGGAGGAAGACTTGTCCAAAACGACGTGCACGCTGTTTAAGACCACGCCCAGCGACCGTAGCTCCGGCTATATCAGGTGCGTTTCTTATTGGCCCAAGGTTCATTTTCCTCATGTTTTGTAAGAAGGTCCAACTTAATTGTGACTCTTGTATATATATTCTGAAAACAGGTTTGTACATGCTCAGCTCCAGATGTACGCGTGCGTGTCCAAGGAGAATCTCCATTTCTCCTTGCAGAAAGGAGATGAAGATTTGGGCGGTGGCTACATCGTCCACGATCTGTCGCAGCAGGTGGTCTTGCCTAGATACCTTGCTTTCAAAGGTGACAACGGCATGTACCTCTGCCCGCGGATCATCGAGCGCCATGAATACCTGCAGTTCTCAGCACGGGACGTGGATCAAACCTTGGTCAACCGCGTCCACAGCAACCAGGACGGAACGTGCCGTATATGGTCGAATCACTTCGGCAGATTCTGGCGGCGCAGCCCCAACTGGATCTTCTGCGACTCCCCCGACGGCGCCacaagcggcgacgacgtcgacGTGGACACGCTGTTCCGGGCAGTCAGTTTCGGCAGCTTCGTGGCGCTCCAGAGCCTCGGCAACAACTGGTACTGCAACAGGCTGACCACCGAAGGCAAGAAGAGCTGCCTCAACGCCGGGGCCCCAACCATCACGGCGGAGGCAAGATTACGGCTGGAAGAAGCCGTTGCTTCCCGTGAGATTTACGACGTCGTCTTCGACCTCTCGCGGCCTAGAGTCCACGGGAAGACCAGCGTCGTCGGCATGGCGGCTGCCTCTGCTCTCAACGACGCTGCCTCGGGCGACACGGCTCAACTCAAGCTAGAGTGTAGAGACACGGAGAAAAGGACCTGGGGTTCAAGTGTTACGGTGAACCTTGGTGTCAGGGCGAAGATCCATGCTGGCGTTCCGCGGATCACCGCCGGTGGGAATGTGGAGGTTACAGACGAGTTTAGTGGACCGTACAGCTGGGGATCATCCATGGAGAAAGAAACAACCAAGGATGTCGACTACCAAGTCACCGTGCCCTCAAAGACTAGGGTAACAGTGTCCATGGTGGCAACAAGGGCGTCCTGTGACGTTCCCTTCTCCTACAAGCAGAGGGACAcac
This genomic window contains:
- the LOC109779531 gene encoding uncharacterized protein, which encodes METMSEAPPASGPRPPRCVAFQSSEPSGKYLCYARQGKGAAADGLFQLDGEDVTSPHTRFFMEPSKAHPGLLHVRCCYDNKYWAAKQLHDGDDDGGWIVGAADEAEEDLSKTTCTLFKTTPSDRSSGYIRFVHAQLQMYACVSKENLHFSLQKGDEDLGGGYIVHDLSQQVVLPRYLAFKGDNGMYLCPRIIERHEYLQFSARDVDQTLVNRVHSNQDGTCRIWSNHFGRFWRRSPNWIFCDSPDGATSGDDVDVDTLFRAVSFGSFVALQSLGNNWYCNRLTTEGKKSCLNAGAPTITAEARLRLEEAVASREIYDVVFDLSRPRVHGKTSVVGMAAASALNDAASGDTAQLKLECRDTEKRTWGSSVTVNLGVRAKIHAGVPRITAGGNVEVTDEFSGPYSWGSSMEKETTKDVDYQVTVPSKTRVTVSMVATRASCDVPFSYKQRDTLLDGHQVTHDMNDGLYTGQNCFDFEFVITSEENI